The genomic segment CGATTTCAGGCAGCGAGCGCGGTGTCATGACCTTCGCAAGATACATGGCGATCTGACGCGGGCGCACGATCGTCCGTGTGCGGCGGGCCGAAAGAAGATCAGCCTTCGTCACGTTGTAATGTTTGGAGACGACGCGTTGAATATCTTCAATCTTGACGCGACGCGGTTCGCTGGAGCGCACCAGGTCACGCAGCGTCATTTCAGCCATTTCCTGGGTAATTGGCTGGTTGGTCAGCTGGTTGTGCGCGATCAGTCGGTTCAGTGCTCCTTCCAGGTCGCGGCCGGAGGAGGCCACGTGGCGCGCGACATAGTCCAGAACGCTGTCCGGAACATCGAACTGAGGATAGGTCTTTTTGGCTGTCTCGACGCGCGATACAAGGATATTGCGGCGCAAAGTGAAATCCGGTTCCTGAATGCCGACAACAAGTCCCCCGGAAAGCCGCGAACGAACCCTGTCGTCAAGCGTGTCAAGATCCGAAGGTGCGCGGTCGGCTGCGACAATAACCTGACGGGCACCGTCGATAAGTGCGTTCAGTGTATGGCAGAATTCCTGCTGAACCTGCTTGCCGTGCAGAAACTGCATGTCATCGATCAGGAGGAGGTCGATCGTGCGCAGAGTGTCCTTGAAGGCAAGCGCGGACTGCGATTTCAACGCCGCCACGAACTTGTACATGAAATGCTCGGCCGTCAGGTACAGCACCTTGTGGCCGTTGGCGCGTGCTTTTGCCGCCACTGCCTGCATCAGGTGGGTTTTGCCAAGTCCGACGGCGGCGTGCAGATAAAGCGGATTGAATGTAACTGATCCACCTGCTGCCACCTGGCGGGCCGCAGCCAGTGCGAGATTGTTGGATTCGCCCTCGACAAACGTTTCAAACGTATATTTCGGATCGAGAGAAGCGCCCTGCAGGACATCACGTGTGCTGTCTGCATTGGAGTCGCCTCGTCCAAGCGCCGCTGTCGCCGCCTGTGCACGGGTCACCTGCGTCGCGTCGGCAAGCGCATCCGAACGTGCATCGGTCGAAAGAGATTTAACACCACCGGGCGCAGCAAGGCTTGGCTGGCTGACCGGGGTCTGACGCGGGCGAATGGCGCCGCGAACGGTCAACTCAATGCGGTGGACATTGTCGCACTCGCGCTGCCAAAGACCCATAAGCTGGTCATTGTAGTTGTTTTGAATCCACTGTTTAAGGAAACGGGTCGGAACGGACAGCCGCACAGTGCCGTCTTGATGTTCCTCAAGGTCAACGCGCGCGAACCAGCTGGTAAACACATCATCGCCCAATTCCGCGCGAAGCTGCTTTTTTACCCGCTTCCAATGTTCAGAGCCGCCTGCCTCCTGAACCTGCATGTCATTTGCCTCCTGTACTATGAAGACCGTCCGCCACAGTCGATCTTCGACGCCTTGCTGCTTGTGCAGCTTTATTTTGTCCCTTTTGGGACGGTTATTA from the Roseibium sp. HPY-6 genome contains:
- the dnaA gene encoding chromosomal replication initiator protein DnaA, with the translated sequence MQVQEAGGSEHWKRVKKQLRAELGDDVFTSWFARVDLEEHQDGTVRLSVPTRFLKQWIQNNYNDQLMGLWQRECDNVHRIELTVRGAIRPRQTPVSQPSLAAPGGVKSLSTDARSDALADATQVTRAQAATAALGRGDSNADSTRDVLQGASLDPKYTFETFVEGESNNLALAAARQVAAGGSVTFNPLYLHAAVGLGKTHLMQAVAAKARANGHKVLYLTAEHFMYKFVAALKSQSALAFKDTLRTIDLLLIDDMQFLHGKQVQQEFCHTLNALIDGARQVIVAADRAPSDLDTLDDRVRSRLSGGLVVGIQEPDFTLRRNILVSRVETAKKTYPQFDVPDSVLDYVARHVASSGRDLEGALNRLIAHNQLTNQPITQEMAEMTLRDLVRSSEPRRVKIEDIQRVVSKHYNVTKADLLSARRTRTIVRPRQIAMYLAKVMTPRSLPEIGRRFGNRDHTTVLHAVRKIEEMARADYALAQELELLKRMLDA